One Thermofilum pendens Hrk 5 DNA segment encodes these proteins:
- a CDS encoding NuoI/complex I 23 kDa subunit family protein, whose translation MSSYVKNFGGHVRAVLTGLKYLVKPNRITVYYPEYYVEPPEGYRGMIKYYPEKCIQCGLCAMICPAGAMKMYVKKGEKKGRPGVNYQRCIFCGFCVDICPQDALEMTKVHDVAFSSLEELVFPPEKLAVEVQSPALLRGAVKVKPVFDEERGLRHE comes from the coding sequence ATGTCTAGCTACGTGAAGAACTTTGGGGGGCACGTGAGGGCGGTCCTCACGGGGCTAAAGTACCTCGTGAAGCCCAACAGGATCACGGTCTACTACCCGGAGTACTACGTGGAGCCCCCGGAAGGCTACAGGGGCATGATCAAGTACTACCCGGAGAAATGCATCCAGTGCGGCCTCTGCGCTATGATATGCCCGGCGGGCGCCATGAAGATGTACGTCAAGAAGGGCGAGAAGAAGGGCAGGCCGGGAGTGAACTACCAGCGGTGTATCTTCTGCGGCTTCTGCGTGGACATTTGCCCCCAGGACGCCCTGGAGATGACGAAGGTCCACGATGTCGCTTTCTCCAGCTTGGAGGAGCTAGTCTTCCCGCCGGAAAAGCTGGCAGTCGAGGTGCAGTCCCCCGCGCTTCTGAGGGGCGCCGTCAAGGTGAAGCCTGTTTTCGACGAGGAGAGGGGGTTGAGGCATGAGTAG
- the nuoK gene encoding NADH-quinone oxidoreductase subunit NuoK, with translation MIEALYAYLAASAALFGIGALGAVVSRSVVKVMISLEIMFNGVLLALLTLASMGNPLVGYTLSLFAIALSSVEVGLLVSVFILLYRRTRSLDVYEIPGLGE, from the coding sequence ATGATTGAAGCCCTGTACGCCTACCTAGCGGCGTCCGCCGCCCTCTTCGGCATCGGAGCACTAGGGGCGGTTGTAAGCAGGAGCGTGGTGAAGGTGATGATATCCCTCGAGATAATGTTCAACGGGGTACTGCTAGCGTTGCTAACTCTAGCCAGCATGGGCAACCCGCTCGTAGGCTATACTCTCTCCCTCTTCGCGATAGCTTTGAGCTCGGTCGAGGTGGGCTTACTCGTTTCTGTTTTCATCCTCCTCTACAGGAGGACTAGAAGTTTGGACGTTTATGAGATTCCCGGTTTAGGTGAGTAG
- a CDS encoding NADH-quinone oxidoreductase subunit J family protein — protein MSSLLLVYVLISCAVAVASSLLAVKVKEDFYAAVLLGFVGLSVASLIALLGFTYVAVFHALVYVGATVLFVIMGVIFIGRGLGYERRMLAAGVLTSVFAGSLFYYALQSSAASGSPAPRVGVDLQQLSQAVLQNQVALVFLVFALALLLVAGLPVARGDAR, from the coding sequence ATGAGTAGCCTGTTGCTCGTATACGTGTTGATCTCGTGCGCCGTCGCGGTGGCGTCCTCCCTGCTCGCGGTGAAGGTGAAGGAGGACTTCTACGCCGCAGTACTGCTCGGCTTCGTTGGCCTCTCGGTAGCCTCGCTGATAGCACTGCTCGGCTTTACCTACGTCGCCGTGTTCCACGCGCTAGTCTACGTCGGCGCCACGGTGCTCTTCGTGATAATGGGGGTGATATTCATAGGCAGGGGGCTGGGCTACGAGAGGAGGATGCTCGCCGCCGGGGTGCTCACATCGGTGTTTGCAGGCTCCCTCTTCTACTACGCGCTCCAGAGCTCCGCGGCCAGCGGGAGCCCCGCCCCCAGAGTCGGCGTCGACCTGCAACAGCTCTCCCAGGCAGTCCTGCAGAACCAGGTCGCCCTCGTCTTTCTGGTGTTCGCCCTCGCCCTCCTCCTCGTCGCGGGTTTACCCGTTGCTAGGGGTGATGCTAGATGA
- a CDS encoding NADH-quinone oxidoreductase subunit D, with protein sequence MLSTSSGVVYSRLLLREGDESVYELFIGPQHPSSGHMRFIVRLQGDVIVSVDPDIGYVHRTMEKLAEGREAIKAIPLLERLTIIDSHNATVGLVTAMERLLDVEPPPRALYLRTLLSEINRIASHLYGMGIAGIMLNHSTMFMWAFGDREVWLQLAEELTGARLTHTYSVPGGVRRDLPQGFGEKFEKAARYMERRLQDYMRIFLENPQVVARYEGVGVLKKSEASRLGVVGPNLRASGVKYDARLADDYGAYKDLEFEVPTREEGDCMARMLVRVEEIKQSISIIRQVLRKMPDGPILSEKYLKLLPPKTRERVLQEGRVKFPALFASLKLPAGEAVARAEMGHGEIFYHITGDGSAKPYRLRVVTPSFRNVILFRYLAPGHRFMDFPAIYGSLDYFPPEADR encoded by the coding sequence ATGTTGAGTACGAGTAGCGGTGTCGTATACTCGAGGCTGTTACTCAGGGAGGGCGACGAGTCCGTCTACGAGCTCTTCATAGGGCCGCAACACCCATCCTCGGGCCACATGAGGTTCATAGTGAGGCTTCAGGGAGACGTAATAGTGTCCGTCGACCCGGACATAGGCTACGTGCACCGCACGATGGAGAAGCTCGCCGAGGGGCGGGAGGCCATAAAGGCGATACCGCTCCTCGAAAGGCTGACGATAATAGACTCGCATAACGCCACGGTAGGCCTGGTAACGGCGATGGAGAGGCTTCTCGACGTGGAGCCTCCGCCGCGGGCCCTCTACCTCAGGACTCTTCTCTCGGAGATAAACAGGATAGCGAGCCACCTGTACGGGATGGGCATAGCCGGGATCATGCTGAACCACTCGACGATGTTCATGTGGGCGTTCGGGGACCGCGAGGTGTGGCTCCAGCTCGCCGAGGAATTGACGGGGGCCAGGCTCACACACACCTACAGCGTGCCAGGGGGTGTGAGGAGGGATCTTCCGCAGGGCTTCGGGGAGAAGTTCGAGAAAGCAGCTAGGTACATGGAGAGGAGGTTGCAGGATTACATGAGGATCTTCCTGGAGAACCCCCAGGTGGTCGCGAGGTACGAAGGCGTAGGGGTGTTGAAGAAGTCCGAGGCCTCCAGGCTCGGGGTCGTGGGCCCGAACCTACGCGCGAGCGGCGTGAAATACGACGCTAGGCTCGCGGACGACTACGGTGCCTACAAGGACCTCGAGTTCGAGGTTCCAACCCGAGAGGAGGGCGACTGTATGGCTAGGATGCTGGTTAGAGTGGAGGAGATAAAGCAGAGCATCTCGATCATACGCCAAGTACTCCGGAAGATGCCGGATGGACCCATACTCTCCGAGAAGTACCTCAAGCTCCTGCCGCCCAAGACTCGCGAGAGGGTTTTGCAGGAGGGGAGGGTCAAGTTCCCGGCGCTCTTCGCCTCCCTGAAGTTGCCCGCCGGCGAAGCCGTGGCTAGGGCCGAGATGGGGCACGGCGAGATATTCTACCACATCACGGGGGACGGGTCGGCGAAGCCGTACAGGCTCCGGGTCGTAACGCCCTCCTTCAGGAACGTCATACTGTTCAGGTACCTGGCCCCCGGTCACAGGTTTATGGATTTCCCCGCGATATACGGTTCTCTGGACTACTTCCCTCCCGAGGCGGATAGGTGA
- the nuoH gene encoding NADH-quinone oxidoreductase subunit NuoH: MGLVEWIVRLVLSPGVFAPVIFPGLLTALAVLLIVIWAERKIAARVQMRVGPLYVTRHFGGVLQMLADGTRYMFQEFIVPETADKVPYMLAPALALTLAIAPFALIPSAPGFAPVKSPYSLPALLAILASTPLSVLLMGWSSNNKFSIQGAVREAFMTLAYEVPLFLSALSMAILYGSMDLEEIVGRQFLPGALLNPVAAFTFFVAMVMSSGRLPFDIVEGEQEIVAGPYVEYTGIVFGIGMGLAYLKLYALSLLYSLLFLSGWEPLPRALYSVYPGLAGVWLFAKAFTLMLFVVFLRSVYGRYRLDQALRAGWRVYLVLAVVSILLSCLLRVVVNV; encoded by the coding sequence ATGGGGCTAGTCGAGTGGATAGTAAGGCTCGTGCTCTCCCCCGGGGTGTTCGCCCCGGTGATATTCCCGGGTTTGCTCACAGCGCTGGCGGTACTGCTCATAGTAATATGGGCCGAGAGAAAGATAGCCGCTAGGGTCCAGATGCGCGTTGGACCCCTCTACGTTACGAGGCACTTCGGAGGAGTACTGCAGATGCTGGCCGATGGTACGCGCTACATGTTCCAGGAGTTCATCGTACCGGAGACCGCGGACAAGGTTCCCTACATGCTTGCACCGGCGCTCGCGCTAACCCTGGCTATAGCCCCCTTCGCCCTGATACCCTCTGCTCCGGGCTTCGCGCCGGTAAAGTCTCCGTACTCCCTCCCCGCCCTGCTGGCTATCCTGGCGAGCACGCCGCTCTCAGTCCTGCTCATGGGCTGGTCTTCTAACAACAAGTTCAGCATACAGGGCGCTGTCAGGGAGGCGTTCATGACTCTAGCCTACGAGGTCCCCCTCTTCCTGTCGGCTCTCTCCATGGCTATACTCTACGGGTCGATGGATCTCGAAGAGATCGTTGGCAGGCAGTTCCTGCCCGGAGCGCTCCTGAACCCCGTCGCGGCCTTCACCTTCTTCGTCGCGATGGTCATGAGCTCCGGGAGGCTACCCTTCGACATTGTTGAGGGCGAACAGGAGATAGTGGCAGGCCCCTACGTCGAGTACACGGGGATCGTTTTCGGGATAGGCATGGGCTTAGCGTACCTAAAGCTCTACGCCCTCTCGCTACTCTACTCGCTACTCTTTCTGTCGGGCTGGGAGCCCCTGCCCCGCGCCCTCTACTCGGTGTACCCCGGGCTCGCCGGCGTATGGCTCTTCGCGAAAGCGTTTACGCTGATGCTGTTCGTAGTCTTCCTCAGGTCCGTGTACGGGAGGTACAGGCTGGACCAGGCTCTCCGCGCAGGGTGGAGGGTGTACCTGGTCCTAGCCGTTGTTTCGATTCTTCTTTCATGCTTGCTTAGGGTGGTGGTGAATGTCTAG